The following coding sequences are from one Triticum aestivum cultivar Chinese Spring chromosome 5A, IWGSC CS RefSeq v2.1, whole genome shotgun sequence window:
- the LOC123107524 gene encoding peroxidase 40 encodes MNLHPHHHHHKVYWPATGAQTHRPRHSKTTPAAAASPDTAMERATMALAFLLAALAASAGANPVNKSCVTGSAGASVSIGYGGAGASAGAGVSLDADCPRAEEIVRAAVEQAVAADPRMAASLLRLHFHDCFVNGCDGSVLLDDKPFFVGEKTAGPNINSLRGFEVIDAIKAELEQECPETVSCADVLAIAARDSVVASGGPSWEVETGRKDSRTASLQAANSNLPAPTSGVATLVQKFTNVGLIAKDMVALSGAHTIGKARCTTFSARLASVGESAKDTGFLQSLQQLCAGSAGSALAHLDLATPATFDNQYYINLLSGDGLLPSDQALAAPAGSGAEDVAALVADYAFDAALFFDDFAASMLRMGRLAPAGGRDAGEVRRNCRVVN; translated from the exons ATGAATCTCCatcctcatcaccatcaccacaagGTATACTGGCCAGCGACTGGCGCACAGACTCATCGACCGCGTCACTCGAAGACCACCCCAGCTGCAGCAGCCTCTCCTGACACTGCCATGGAGCGCGCCACCATGGCCCTGGCCTTCCTGCTCGCTGCACTGGCCGCTTCCGCTGGGGCCAACCCGGTCAACAAGTCCTGCGTCACCGGCAGCGCCGGCGCCTCTGTGAGCATCGGGTATGGCGGAGCCGGCGCCAGTGCTGGCGCCGGCGTGTCCCTCGACGCCGACTGCCCCCGTGCGGAGGAGATCGTCCGCGCGGCCGTCGAGCAGGCCGTGGCCGCCGACCCCCGCAtggccgcctccctcctccgcctccacttccacgactgcttcgtcaaT GGTTGCGACGGCTCTGTGCTCCTGGACGACAAGCCGTTCTTCGTCGGCGAGAAGACGGCGGGGCCGAACATCAACTCGCTGAGGGGGTTCGAGGTCATCGACGCCATCAAGGCCGAGCTCGAGCAGGAGTGCCCCGAGACGGTCTCCTGCGCCGACGTCCTCGCCATCGCCGCCCGTGACTCCGTTGTCGCC TCTGGTGGACCCAGCTGGGAGGTGGAGACCGGCCGCAAGGACAGCCGCACGGCGAGCCTGCAGGCCGCCAACAGCAACCTCCCCGCGCCCACCTCCGGCGTCGCCACGCTCGTGCAGAAGTTCACCAACGTCGGCCTCATCGCAAAAgacatggtcgccctctccg GCGCGCACACCATCGGCAAGGCCCGGTGCACGACGTTCAGCGCGCGGCTCGCCAGCGTGGGCGAGTCGGCCAAGGACACGGGGTTCCTGCAGTCGCTGCAGCAGCTGTGCGCGGGCTCGGCGGGGTCGGCGCTGGCGCACCTGGACCTGGCCACGCCGGCCACCTTCGACAACCAGTACTACATCAACCTGCTCTCCGGCGACGGCCTGCTGCCGTCCGACCAGGCGCTGGCCGCGCCCGCCGGCTCCGGGGCGGAGGACGTCGCGGCGCTCGTGGCCGACTACGCCTTCGACGCGGCGCTCTTCTTCGACGACTTCGCGGCCTCCATGCTGCGGATGGGGAGGCTCGCGCCGGCCGGCGgccgtgacgccggcgaggtccgccgTAACTGCCGTGTGGTGAACTAG
- the LOC123107525 gene encoding putative cyclin-F1-1 → MLLQPTYDPLQADVPAVHPFSPAVGAKRNLGRNCADPYEPDVDADLRAKERDTREHPDADYMSKMQQGHLSTSMRAELVLWMDAFARHLGGLPEGTLCRAVVYLDRVLSVRPVPAHDEALQLVAAAAVSLGAKYEQSASGRRLDAQVVEAFLGTTVHAVEEMEGELVMDLSCVMDGPTAYTFVEHFTRFFEREDEFLVRSLALRLVNLTLAFFGFVGRILPSAVAASALFLARQILGVQLSNDLEEVTGYKAVDLMGCICSLVELLPRKKL, encoded by the coding sequence ATGCTGCTCCAGCCGACGTACGACCCGCTGCAAGCCGACGTCCCGGCCGTTCATCCCTTCTCTCCCGCAGTCGGCGCCAAGAGAAACCTAGGGCGCAACTGCGCGGATCCCTACGAGCCCGACGTCGACGCGGACCTCCGGGCCAAGGAAAGGGACACCAGGGAGCACCCTGACGCCGACTACATGTCCAAGATGCAGCAGGGCCACCTGAGCACGTCCATGCGCGCCGAGCTCGTGCTCTGGATGGACGCCTTCGCCCGCCACCTCGGCGGTCTCCCGGAGGGCACGCTCTGCCGCGCCGTCGTCTACCTCGACCGCGTCCTATCCGTGCGCCCTGTGCCGGCCCACGACGAGGCGCTCCAactcgttgccgccgccgccgtctccctcgggGCCAAGTACGAGCAGTCCGCCAGCGGTCGGAGGCTCGACGCCCAAGTCGTCGAGGCGTTCCTCGGGACCACCGTGCACGCAGTGGAGGAGATGGAGGGGGAGCTCGTCATGGATCTCAGCTGCGTCATGGACGGCCCGACCGCGTACACGTTCGTCGAGCACTTCACGAGGTTCTTCGAGCGAGAAGACGAGTTCTTGGTGAGGTCCCTGGCGCTTCGGTTGGTCAACCTGACGTTGGCGTTTTTCGGGTTCGTTGGGCGGATCCTGCCGTCCGCCGTGGCTGCATCGGCGCTGTTCCTCGCCAGGCAGATCCTCGGCGTGCAGTTGAGCAACGATCTGGAGGAGGTGACGGGGTACAAGGCAGTGGACTTGATGGGTTGCATATGCTCCTTGGTGGAGCTGCTTCCTAGGAAAAAACTCTAA